One stretch of Cellulomonas wangsupingiae DNA includes these proteins:
- a CDS encoding type II toxin-antitoxin system RatA family toxin, whose product MIVESSVDVPVPPDVAFAVSQTTGATRLRWDPFIRRQSFLDGATVPAKGVRTLTHHRSGLRMVSEYVSYKPPTNVGMKMVEGPWFFAVMAGGWRFTPLPDGGTRAVWRYSFTCRPAWLAPVAERIGRVVLQRDVDRRIAGFARGCADAHVLDAVGRDGSARG is encoded by the coding sequence ATGATCGTGGAGTCGAGCGTCGACGTGCCCGTGCCGCCCGACGTGGCGTTCGCGGTGTCGCAGACGACAGGAGCCACCCGGCTGCGCTGGGACCCGTTCATCCGACGGCAGTCGTTCCTCGACGGCGCGACGGTCCCGGCCAAGGGTGTGCGGACGCTGACGCACCACCGCTCCGGGCTGCGGATGGTCAGCGAGTACGTCTCGTACAAGCCGCCGACGAACGTCGGTATGAAGATGGTCGAGGGGCCGTGGTTCTTCGCCGTCATGGCCGGCGGGTGGCGCTTCACCCCGCTGCCGGACGGCGGGACGCGCGCCGTCTGGCGGTACAGCTTCACGTGCCGGCCGGCGTGGCTGGCGCCGGTGGCCGAACGGATCGGGCGGGTCGTGCTGCAGCGGGACGTCGACCGCCGGATCGCGGGGTTCGCACGCGGCTGCGCGGACGCGCACGTCCTGGATGCGGTGGGCCGGGACGGATCCGCCCGCGGATGA
- a CDS encoding BCCT family transporter, whose amino-acid sequence MRTGSTGSQSGRTSADQRARAARILQEVTSPGTLGSPHPALLPGIGVEQTHLSFRIDRVVFAVAAAVVLAVIAWGLLLPAGLAEFAGAAFELVTVDFGWFFGVLTVVVLVFMMWLGFGRHRAVRLGQDDEEPEFSTISWVTMLFSAGIGIGLLFYGPLEPMSFFLDPPPAFTGTEPGSGQAMHVALAQTVFHWGPVAWAFYALVGGAVAYAAYRKGRRPLMSALLEPVFGERSHGILGKVVDVFAIVVTLFGTAVSLGIGALQIGRGVEIVGGVGRLGNAVLVGIIAVLAVAFILSAVSGLKRGIRALSNINMALAGLLGLFILVVGPTVLLLNLVPGVLMTFVAELPVMMGQSAATSPDAQEFMSAWSTYYWAWWVSWTPFVGMFIAKISRGRTLREFVTAVIVVPSAVCLVWFTVVGGTAMWLEQTRSAMSASESGEDMLFALLRELPFGAVTSVLAIVSIVIFFVTSADSASIVMASLSEQGNPTPRRWTTVVWGSALAAVAAVLLVGGGEVALSGLQSLMMVSALPFAVVLIFVMAAWAKDLARDPLTLRRRYAREALDQGVRAGIEEHGDDFVIGVVATAPDEGAGSWLDTEDPALSDWYRPDEGDAEPPPDPSTPPSAPAPRE is encoded by the coding sequence ATGCGCACCGGATCGACCGGAAGCCAGTCCGGCCGTACCTCGGCCGACCAGCGCGCACGCGCTGCGCGGATCCTCCAGGAGGTCACCTCTCCCGGCACCCTCGGCAGCCCGCACCCCGCGCTGCTGCCGGGGATCGGTGTCGAGCAGACGCACCTCTCGTTCCGGATCGACAGGGTGGTGTTCGCCGTCGCGGCGGCCGTCGTGCTCGCCGTGATCGCCTGGGGCCTGCTGCTCCCGGCCGGCCTGGCAGAGTTCGCGGGCGCCGCCTTCGAGCTCGTCACCGTGGACTTCGGGTGGTTCTTCGGCGTCCTGACCGTCGTCGTGCTGGTCTTCATGATGTGGCTGGGCTTCGGTCGGCACCGGGCCGTCCGCCTGGGCCAGGACGACGAGGAGCCCGAGTTCTCCACGATCTCCTGGGTGACGATGCTGTTCTCGGCGGGCATCGGGATCGGGCTGCTGTTCTACGGCCCGCTGGAGCCGATGTCGTTCTTCCTCGACCCCCCTCCCGCGTTCACGGGCACCGAGCCGGGCAGCGGCCAGGCCATGCACGTCGCACTCGCGCAGACGGTGTTCCACTGGGGGCCGGTCGCGTGGGCGTTCTACGCGCTGGTCGGCGGCGCCGTCGCGTATGCGGCGTACCGCAAGGGCCGCAGGCCGCTGATGTCCGCGCTGCTCGAGCCCGTCTTCGGGGAACGCAGCCACGGCATCCTCGGCAAGGTCGTCGACGTGTTCGCCATCGTGGTGACGCTGTTCGGCACCGCCGTCTCGCTGGGCATCGGCGCACTGCAGATCGGCCGCGGGGTCGAGATCGTGGGCGGCGTCGGTCGCCTCGGCAACGCGGTGCTCGTCGGCATCATCGCCGTCCTCGCCGTCGCGTTCATCCTCTCGGCGGTCTCCGGGCTCAAGCGCGGCATCCGCGCGCTGTCCAACATCAACATGGCCCTCGCCGGCCTGCTGGGACTGTTCATCCTGGTCGTCGGCCCGACGGTCCTCCTGCTGAACCTCGTGCCCGGCGTCCTCATGACGTTCGTGGCCGAGCTGCCGGTGATGATGGGCCAGTCCGCGGCCACGTCGCCCGACGCGCAGGAGTTCATGAGCGCCTGGAGCACGTACTACTGGGCGTGGTGGGTGTCGTGGACGCCGTTCGTCGGGATGTTCATCGCCAAGATCAGCCGCGGCCGGACGCTGCGGGAGTTCGTCACCGCCGTGATCGTGGTGCCGAGTGCGGTGTGCCTGGTCTGGTTCACGGTGGTCGGCGGCACGGCCATGTGGCTCGAGCAGACCAGGTCGGCCATGAGCGCGAGCGAGTCCGGGGAGGACATGCTGTTCGCGCTGCTGCGTGAGCTGCCGTTCGGCGCGGTGACCTCGGTGCTCGCGATCGTCTCGATCGTCATCTTCTTCGTCACCAGCGCCGACTCCGCCTCCATCGTCATGGCCAGCCTGTCCGAGCAGGGCAACCCGACCCCCCGGCGGTGGACGACGGTGGTGTGGGGGTCGGCGCTCGCGGCCGTCGCCGCGGTCCTGCTGGTCGGGGGCGGCGAGGTCGCGCTCTCGGGTCTGCAGAGCCTCATGATGGTCTCGGCCCTGCCGTTCGCCGTGGTGCTCATCTTCGTGATGGCCGCGTGGGCCAAGGACCTGGCCCGCGACCCGCTGACGCTGCGGCGCCGGTACGCGCGCGAGGCTCTCGACCAGGGCGTGCGGGCCGGCATCGAGGAGCACGGCGACGACTTCGTGATCGGTGTCGTGGCGACGGCGCCGGACGAGGGCGCAGGCTCCTGGCTCGACACGGAGGACCCCGCCCTCAGCGACTGGTACCGGCCGGACGAGGGAGACGCCGAACCTCCGCCGGACCCGTCCACACCGCCGTCCGCGCCTGCGCCCCGCGAGTAG
- a CDS encoding nicotinate phosphoribosyltransferase, producing MVNMTTMTTAAATSTAMLTDHYELTMLRAALADGTAHHQAVFEAFARRLPDGRRYGVVAGLGRIVEAIESFTFDTHRVAWLLDTGVIDGHTADHLLGYQFTGNIDAYREGDIYFPNSPVLTVSGTFAECVILETLILSILNHDSAIASAAARMVSAADGRPLLEMGSRRTNESAAVAAARAAYLAGFASTSNLQAGFQYGVPTRGTAAHAFTLGHTSEREAFASQVAALGTGTTLLVDTYDIPQGIRTAVEAAGTNLGGIRLDSGDLGDEARRARALLDSLGATSTKISVTSDLDEYTIAALADAPVDLYGAGTRLVGGSGHPTAGMVYKLVAVADEPGPYAPMRPVAKKATSKGSVGGRKVAYRSLDHQGHATREVVVVRHLPGAPETGPGRALQVAVIRDGHVVHHPSLAEIRAHHRGAKAELTALDLDLAPGTPRLVADPTALGNLIGAGA from the coding sequence ATGGTCAACATGACCACAATGACGACGGCGGCCGCGACCAGCACCGCGATGCTGACCGACCACTACGAGCTCACCATGCTCCGCGCCGCCCTCGCCGACGGCACCGCTCACCACCAGGCGGTCTTCGAGGCCTTCGCCCGCCGCCTGCCCGACGGGCGCAGGTACGGCGTCGTGGCAGGTCTCGGCCGCATCGTCGAGGCCATCGAGAGCTTCACGTTCGACACGCACCGGGTCGCCTGGCTCCTGGACACCGGCGTCATCGACGGGCACACCGCCGACCACCTGCTCGGCTACCAGTTCACGGGGAACATCGACGCGTACCGCGAAGGTGACATCTACTTCCCGAACAGCCCCGTCCTGACGGTCTCCGGGACGTTCGCCGAGTGCGTCATCCTCGAGACGCTGATCCTGTCGATCCTCAACCACGACAGCGCGATCGCCTCCGCCGCGGCCCGGATGGTCAGCGCTGCCGACGGCCGACCGCTGCTCGAGATGGGCAGCCGGCGCACGAACGAGAGTGCCGCCGTCGCGGCCGCGCGAGCCGCCTACCTCGCCGGGTTCGCCTCCACCAGCAACCTGCAGGCCGGGTTCCAGTACGGCGTGCCCACCCGCGGCACCGCCGCCCACGCGTTCACCCTCGGGCACACCAGCGAGCGCGAGGCGTTCGCCTCCCAGGTCGCGGCCCTCGGGACGGGGACCACGCTGCTGGTGGACACCTACGACATCCCGCAGGGCATCCGTACCGCCGTCGAGGCTGCCGGGACGAACCTCGGCGGCATCCGCCTGGACTCCGGGGACCTGGGTGACGAGGCACGCAGGGCCCGCGCCCTGCTGGACTCCCTGGGTGCCACGAGCACGAAGATCTCGGTCACCTCCGACCTGGACGAGTACACGATCGCCGCGCTGGCCGACGCACCCGTCGACCTGTACGGCGCCGGGACCAGGCTCGTCGGCGGGTCGGGTCACCCGACCGCCGGGATGGTCTACAAGCTCGTCGCGGTCGCCGACGAGCCCGGCCCGTACGCCCCGATGCGTCCGGTCGCGAAGAAGGCCACCAGCAAGGGCAGCGTCGGTGGCCGCAAGGTCGCCTACCGGTCCCTGGACCACCAGGGTCACGCGACCCGTGAGGTCGTCGTCGTGCGGCACCTGCCCGGCGCCCCGGAGACCGGACCGGGCCGCGCGCTGCAGGTCGCGGTGATCCGCGACGGGCACGTCGTGCACCACCCGTCTCTCGCCGAGATCCGCGCCCACCACCGCGGCGCGAAGGCCGAGCTGACCGCGCTCGACCTGGACCTCGCACCCGGGACCCCGCGCCTGGTCGCGGACCCCACCGCCCTCGGCAACCTGATCGGAGCCGGCGCATGA
- a CDS encoding FtsX-like permease family protein — MSRRHAAARRRWLPPVSVAATAGRARVDRGPLALTGLVVAVAAFLAVVAPRLVAATGDDALRWAVRAAGPGADLTFARTIDENPYEARALQVDLAQTTRTGTTTVRDSLAPALGTVLDVPVTTVATLPLQVVAPDADAAGPVLRTAFVDRDGPPAVTWLAGGPARATLTAQDARGWEPGAAVPVEVGLSEDVAAALGVRVGDVLTTRNESRTVALDATVSGVFRAQDPADAAWSAVPGLLEPRVVGTFLTRQTQLAGLLSDASLPAAVLAMPPDVARREVTFPPRTAALGQSDVAAVAAEIAGLRAGADSPAAGTRTYVGTTLDGVLLDARDRYRAALAQTSVLLAGVLSVTLLTLLVAATLLVRRRATTLATLRARGATLPGIATELGVESVALTAVGTAAGVLAAGVVTSGPVPWAWLLPVVVVQAFGAPALGVRLAARSAGGRRVAADRTERASAAKDRHAARLATEVAVVLLAAGALAALQARGVVGVGGTGADRAAVGGTSGSDPLLALAPTLGVVAGGVLLLRVLPALLRRGVAAAARTPRAVPVLAAARAHDASRDGLTFLTLTVAAGLVALGTTFVTTVERGEVDASWLAVGADLTLTSAPDPALEDLAAYLRSREGVDHALPGRVEEHVDLFGPWGNEPARVVVLPAADYADLLATTPLPDAPGLAALGADARGRPTALLSAGLRTDGDADLVLGWDGDRVDLTTVGTAPDSLTRGEDAVVVDAAALGAAHGEPVAPDRLWVVGPGARTAVATTPGLDGASVTTRSAWLTSHRAEPLTVGVQRLAAAATVTLLALAALVVVLAASTTAPQRGVTLATLRTLGLDGSDARLVTAGELLPGSLLASVGGAALGTALTAVVVGPLALRLVTGQPTDPTPALSLWAAAPPLVVGLTVAVLVVAESSLRRRERLGEVLRVGGAR; from the coding sequence GTGAGCCGCCGGCACGCAGCCGCGCGGCGCAGGTGGCTGCCTCCTGTCAGCGTCGCGGCCACGGCCGGGCGGGCGCGCGTCGACCGCGGGCCGCTCGCGCTGACGGGCCTGGTCGTGGCCGTCGCGGCGTTCCTCGCCGTCGTCGCCCCGCGGCTCGTCGCCGCCACGGGTGACGACGCGCTGCGCTGGGCCGTGCGCGCCGCCGGGCCGGGCGCCGACCTGACGTTCGCCCGCACGATCGACGAGAACCCGTACGAGGCCCGTGCGCTGCAGGTCGACCTCGCGCAGACCACGCGTACCGGGACCACGACGGTCCGCGACTCGCTGGCGCCGGCGCTCGGGACCGTCCTGGACGTGCCCGTCACCACGGTCGCCACGCTGCCCCTGCAGGTCGTGGCACCCGACGCCGACGCCGCCGGTCCGGTGCTGCGCACGGCGTTCGTCGACCGCGACGGCCCGCCCGCCGTGACCTGGCTCGCCGGAGGCCCCGCACGCGCGACCCTCACCGCGCAGGACGCGCGCGGCTGGGAGCCGGGCGCGGCCGTCCCGGTCGAGGTGGGCCTGTCCGAGGACGTGGCCGCCGCCCTGGGGGTCCGGGTGGGCGACGTGCTCACGACCCGCAACGAGAGCCGGACCGTGGCGCTCGACGCGACCGTCAGCGGCGTGTTCCGGGCGCAGGACCCCGCCGACGCCGCGTGGTCGGCCGTCCCCGGTCTCCTCGAGCCGCGGGTCGTCGGCACGTTCCTCACGCGGCAGACGCAGCTGGCAGGGCTGCTGTCCGACGCGTCGCTGCCCGCCGCCGTGCTCGCCATGCCGCCGGACGTCGCGCGGCGCGAGGTCACGTTCCCCCCGCGGACCGCCGCGCTGGGGCAGTCCGACGTCGCGGCCGTCGCCGCCGAGATCGCCGGGCTGCGCGCCGGGGCCGACTCACCGGCCGCCGGGACACGCACGTACGTCGGCACGACGCTCGACGGCGTGCTGCTCGACGCCCGCGACCGGTACCGCGCCGCGCTCGCCCAGACGTCGGTGCTGCTGGCGGGCGTCCTGAGCGTCACGCTGCTCACGCTGCTGGTCGCCGCGACCCTGCTGGTGCGGCGCCGCGCCACCACCCTGGCGACGCTCCGCGCGCGCGGCGCGACGCTGCCCGGCATCGCGACCGAGCTGGGCGTGGAGTCCGTGGCGCTCACGGCGGTCGGCACGGCCGCGGGCGTCCTCGCCGCCGGGGTCGTGACGTCCGGACCCGTGCCGTGGGCGTGGCTGCTGCCCGTGGTCGTCGTGCAGGCGTTCGGCGCACCGGCGCTGGGCGTGCGGCTCGCGGCCCGCAGCGCGGGTGGGCGACGCGTCGCGGCCGACCGCACCGAGCGCGCGTCGGCCGCCAAGGACCGGCACGCAGCCCGCCTCGCGACCGAGGTCGCGGTGGTGCTGCTCGCTGCGGGCGCCCTCGCGGCGCTGCAGGCGAGGGGTGTCGTCGGGGTCGGCGGCACCGGGGCGGACCGGGCGGCCGTCGGCGGGACGTCCGGGAGCGACCCCCTGCTGGCACTGGCCCCGACGCTGGGGGTGGTCGCCGGTGGTGTGCTCCTGCTGCGCGTGCTGCCGGCACTGCTGCGCCGGGGCGTCGCGGCAGCGGCCCGGACGCCGCGGGCCGTGCCGGTGCTCGCCGCCGCCCGCGCGCACGACGCGTCGCGTGACGGCCTGACGTTCCTCACGCTGACGGTCGCCGCGGGCCTCGTGGCGCTGGGCACGACGTTCGTGACGACCGTCGAGCGGGGCGAGGTCGACGCGTCGTGGCTCGCCGTGGGCGCCGACCTCACGCTGACGTCCGCCCCGGACCCCGCGCTCGAGGACCTCGCGGCGTACCTGCGCTCCCGCGAGGGCGTGGACCACGCCCTGCCCGGGCGCGTCGAGGAGCACGTCGACCTCTTCGGCCCGTGGGGCAACGAGCCGGCGCGGGTCGTGGTGCTGCCCGCCGCCGACTACGCCGACCTGCTCGCGACCACGCCGCTGCCCGACGCGCCCGGGCTCGCAGCGCTCGGCGCCGACGCCCGCGGCCGACCGACCGCGCTGCTCAGCGCGGGCCTGCGCACCGACGGCGACGCGGACCTGGTGCTGGGCTGGGACGGCGACCGCGTCGACCTCACGACCGTCGGCACCGCACCCGACAGCCTGACGCGGGGCGAGGACGCCGTGGTGGTCGACGCGGCGGCGCTGGGGGCGGCCCACGGCGAGCCCGTGGCGCCGGACCGGCTGTGGGTCGTCGGCCCGGGCGCGCGCACGGCCGTCGCGACGACACCCGGGCTCGACGGGGCGAGCGTCACGACGCGCAGCGCGTGGCTGACCTCGCACCGCGCGGAGCCCCTCACGGTGGGGGTCCAGCGGCTCGCCGCCGCGGCGACCGTCACGCTGCTCGCGCTCGCCGCGCTCGTCGTCGTGCTGGCCGCGTCCACCACCGCACCGCAGCGCGGCGTCACCCTCGCGACGTTGCGGACCCTGGGCCTCGACGGGAGCGACGCGCGGCTGGTCACGGCGGGCGAACTGCTGCCGGGCAGTCTGCTGGCCTCGGTGGGCGGCGCGGCACTGGGCACCGCGCTGACCGCGGTGGTCGTCGGCCCCCTCGCGCTGCGCCTGGTCACCGGGCAGCCGACCGACCCGACGCCGGCCCTGTCGCTGTGGGCGGCGGCACCGCCGCTCGTCGTCGGGCTGACCGTCGCGGTGCTGGTGGTCGCCGAGTCGTCGCTGCGGCGTCGCGAGCGGCTGGGTGAGGTGCTGCGGGTGGGTGGCGCGCGGTAG
- a CDS encoding NAD+ synthase, with product MTALRVALAQLPVRVGDMAGNAAAMAHAVSTAESLHADVVLTPEMAVCGYPVEDLLAEPEFVRAAMDATRQVARSTDRTVALLGAPWVTGCLPVAGGARPTGWMTDAQSRSLRNVAVVAQRGTVRGGHAKTLLPTYPVFDDARHFEAGARQQDLYQVQTPDGPVTFGVLVCEDVWSDELVQEMRRGGAQVVVVLNASPYHVGKQQLREATVAAAARNARVPIAYVNAVGGQDELVFDGGSFAVDGDGDVIARARSFETDLITVDLPVAPEVDPGRSWDVVDLGATHTRRCTLPAPPLTAPREVDDEVYTALVTGFRDYCTRVGLPKVVLGLSGGIDSALAATIAVDALGPDAVWGIGMPGPYSSDGSVTDARALTENLGIRFDVVPITDAHLEREQVLARLLTDRTGDTGHPVAWENLQARLRGTTLMTIANATGALVCTTGNRSESAVGYFTLYGDSCGTAPNPLGDLLKTTVTMKDGAVLPGVYGLAQWRNDRADAAGLVPPIPVSTITKPASAELAPGQQDSDSLPEYPVLDRLLLAFLEDHASAGELADTLVADGWDRQVAASTVNRVLTLVDRSEFKRRQVPIRIKISTLSFGRDRRMPLANHWSHATAEPRPGELQPTGSVPDVGVPGAP from the coding sequence ATGACCGCACTTCGAGTCGCCCTGGCGCAGCTGCCCGTGCGTGTCGGTGACATGGCGGGCAACGCCGCCGCCATGGCGCACGCGGTGTCCACGGCCGAGTCGCTGCACGCGGACGTCGTGCTGACCCCGGAGATGGCGGTGTGCGGCTACCCCGTCGAGGACCTGCTGGCCGAGCCGGAGTTCGTCCGTGCCGCCATGGACGCGACACGTCAGGTCGCACGGTCCACGGACCGCACGGTCGCCCTGCTCGGGGCACCGTGGGTCACCGGCTGCCTGCCGGTGGCCGGCGGTGCACGGCCCACGGGGTGGATGACCGACGCGCAGTCCCGCTCGCTGCGCAACGTCGCCGTGGTCGCCCAGCGGGGGACCGTGCGTGGCGGGCACGCCAAGACGCTGCTGCCGACGTACCCGGTCTTCGACGACGCGCGGCACTTCGAGGCCGGTGCGAGGCAGCAGGACCTGTACCAGGTGCAGACCCCGGACGGTCCGGTGACGTTCGGCGTGCTGGTGTGCGAGGACGTGTGGAGCGACGAGCTGGTGCAGGAGATGCGCCGGGGCGGTGCGCAGGTCGTCGTCGTGCTGAACGCCTCGCCGTACCACGTCGGCAAGCAGCAGCTCCGCGAGGCGACCGTCGCGGCCGCGGCGAGGAACGCACGCGTGCCGATCGCGTACGTCAACGCCGTCGGCGGGCAGGACGAGCTCGTGTTCGACGGCGGTTCGTTCGCCGTGGACGGTGACGGCGACGTCATCGCTCGTGCACGGTCGTTCGAGACCGACCTCATCACCGTCGACCTCCCGGTCGCACCCGAGGTCGACCCTGGGCGGTCGTGGGACGTGGTGGACCTCGGCGCCACCCACACCCGGCGGTGCACACTGCCCGCGCCGCCCCTCACCGCACCGCGCGAGGTCGACGACGAGGTGTACACCGCGCTGGTCACCGGGTTCCGGGACTACTGCACACGCGTCGGTCTGCCGAAGGTCGTGCTCGGCCTGTCCGGCGGGATCGACTCCGCCCTGGCGGCCACGATCGCCGTGGACGCGCTGGGGCCGGACGCGGTGTGGGGGATCGGGATGCCCGGCCCGTACTCCTCGGACGGGTCCGTCACCGACGCACGTGCGCTGACGGAGAACCTCGGCATCCGGTTCGACGTCGTGCCGATCACGGACGCCCACCTCGAGCGCGAGCAGGTGCTGGCCCGGCTGCTGACCGACAGGACCGGCGACACCGGGCACCCGGTCGCCTGGGAGAACCTGCAGGCACGGCTGCGGGGGACGACCCTCATGACGATCGCGAACGCGACCGGTGCGCTGGTCTGCACGACCGGTAACCGCTCGGAGAGCGCCGTCGGCTACTTCACGCTCTACGGGGACTCCTGCGGCACGGCTCCCAACCCGCTGGGCGACCTGCTGAAGACCACCGTCACCATGAAGGACGGCGCGGTCCTGCCCGGGGTCTACGGGCTCGCGCAGTGGCGCAACGACCGCGCCGACGCTGCCGGGCTGGTGCCTCCGATCCCCGTCTCGACGATCACCAAGCCCGCGAGCGCGGAGCTGGCCCCCGGGCAGCAGGACAGCGACTCGCTGCCGGAGTACCCGGTCCTGGACCGTCTGCTGCTCGCGTTCCTCGAGGACCACGCCAGCGCCGGCGAGCTGGCCGACACCCTGGTCGCCGACGGGTGGGACCGGCAGGTGGCGGCGAGCACCGTCAACCGTGTGCTGACGCTCGTGGACCGCAGCGAGTTCAAGCGGCGGCAGGTGCCGATCCGGATCAAGATCTCCACGCTCTCGTTCGGGCGGGACCGGCGGATGCCGCTGGCGAACCACTGGTCGCACGCGACCGCCGAGCCACGTCCAGGTGAACTGCAGCCGACGGGGTCGGTGCCGGACGTCGGAGTGCCCGGTGCGCCGTAG
- a CDS encoding NUDIX hydrolase, which translates to MTTHAQAPEGYDPHDYPPFAVTVDLCIFTVRDGALKVLLIERADDPYAGAWALPGGFVNIDEDIADAAWRELAEETGVEQFAGHLEQLGTYGTPGRDPRMRVVSVAHVAFAPNLPDPQAGSDARNARWWDVSDLDLPGLTGGNDDGDAPELAFDHARILADAVDRVAAKIEYTPLATAFVPEHFTLGELQHVYEAVWGTRLDRSNFRRWVKGTEGFVRPTSGTERRLTGGSGRPAALYTAVTDGPTTLTPPLMRPDDARALSTHEKDR; encoded by the coding sequence ATGACCACCCACGCGCAGGCGCCCGAGGGGTACGACCCGCACGACTACCCGCCGTTCGCCGTCACGGTCGACCTGTGCATCTTCACGGTCCGTGACGGTGCGCTCAAGGTGCTGCTGATCGAGCGGGCCGACGACCCGTACGCGGGCGCGTGGGCGCTGCCCGGCGGGTTCGTGAACATCGACGAGGACATCGCCGACGCCGCGTGGCGCGAGCTGGCCGAGGAGACCGGCGTCGAGCAGTTCGCCGGGCACCTCGAGCAGCTCGGCACGTACGGCACGCCGGGACGTGACCCCCGCATGCGGGTGGTGTCCGTCGCCCACGTCGCGTTCGCGCCGAACCTGCCGGACCCGCAGGCGGGATCCGACGCGCGCAACGCGCGCTGGTGGGACGTGTCCGACCTCGACCTGCCGGGCCTGACCGGCGGGAACGACGACGGTGACGCCCCCGAGCTCGCGTTCGACCACGCCCGGATCCTGGCCGACGCCGTGGACCGTGTCGCGGCGAAGATCGAGTACACGCCGCTGGCGACGGCCTTCGTCCCCGAGCACTTCACCCTCGGCGAGCTGCAGCACGTGTACGAGGCGGTGTGGGGAACCCGCCTGGACCGGTCGAACTTCCGCCGCTGGGTCAAGGGGACCGAGGGGTTCGTCCGTCCGACGTCCGGCACCGAGCGTCGCCTCACGGGCGGCTCGGGACGCCCGGCCGCCCTGTACACGGCCGTCACCGACGGCCCCACGACGCTGACGCCGCCACTGATGCGCCCGGACGACGCCCGCGCGCTGAGCACCCACGAGAAGGACCGATGA
- a CDS encoding isochorismatase family protein, with amino-acid sequence MRTALIVVDVQNDFCEGGTLAVTGGAAVARQISDYLARTGARYDTIVATRDWHAPLPDTNDGHFATDGDPDYVSTWPVHCVAGTPGADYHPDLTLPERTVHVVKGESRQDYSGFQGRIVDPVDGRERLADLLMERNIAHVDVVGIATDFCVKATALDARRHGPTTVAVLTDLTAAVGAATASKALTELARNKIILDESR; translated from the coding sequence ATGAGGACCGCACTGATCGTCGTGGACGTGCAGAACGACTTCTGCGAGGGCGGCACGCTCGCCGTGACCGGCGGCGCGGCCGTCGCCCGGCAGATCAGCGACTACCTCGCGCGCACCGGGGCCCGGTACGACACCATCGTCGCGACCCGCGACTGGCACGCCCCGCTGCCGGACACCAACGACGGGCACTTCGCCACCGACGGCGACCCGGACTACGTGAGCACCTGGCCGGTGCACTGCGTCGCCGGCACCCCGGGCGCGGACTACCACCCGGACCTCACCCTGCCCGAGCGGACCGTGCACGTCGTCAAGGGTGAGTCCCGGCAGGACTACTCGGGGTTCCAGGGCCGGATCGTCGACCCGGTCGACGGCCGCGAGCGCCTGGCGGACCTGCTGATGGAGCGGAACATCGCTCACGTGGACGTCGTGGGGATCGCGACGGACTTCTGCGTCAAGGCGACCGCGCTGGACGCCCGCCGCCACGGTCCGACGACCGTGGCGGTCCTGACCGACCTGACCGCTGCGGTCGGTGCCGCCACCGCGAGCAAGGCGCTGACCGAGCTGGCCCGCAACAAGATCATCCTGGACGAGTCCCGCTGA
- a CDS encoding NUDIX hydrolase, protein MPPTPVIHVSAVVLRRASGEVLTVRKRGTHRFMLPGGKPEPGESAARTAVREAYEEVGVVLDEARLHELGTFRAAAANEAGHEVVGTVFEHPLVGTTAPAGEIEELRWLDPAGDLPDDLAPLLEHHVLPVLAGTTPAAER, encoded by the coding sequence GTGCCGCCCACCCCTGTCATCCACGTGAGCGCCGTCGTCCTGCGTCGGGCGTCGGGCGAGGTCCTCACCGTGCGCAAGCGCGGCACGCACCGCTTCATGCTCCCCGGCGGCAAGCCGGAACCCGGGGAGAGCGCCGCACGCACGGCGGTGCGGGAGGCGTACGAGGAGGTCGGGGTCGTGCTCGACGAGGCCCGGCTGCACGAGCTGGGGACGTTCCGCGCCGCCGCGGCCAACGAGGCCGGTCACGAGGTCGTCGGGACCGTCTTCGAGCACCCGCTCGTCGGCACGACCGCACCCGCGGGCGAGATCGAGGAGCTGCGCTGGCTCGACCCCGCCGGCGACCTGCCCGACGACCTCGCGCCGCTGCTCGAGCACCACGTGCTGCCGGTGCTGGCGGGGACGACGCCGGCGGCCGAGAGGTAG